In a single window of the Raphanus sativus cultivar WK10039 chromosome 9, ASM80110v3, whole genome shotgun sequence genome:
- the LOC108826473 gene encoding uncharacterized protein LOC108826473, which yields MAGKVCMVMALIMIGCVLQACNGANVDEAKPKESRFICFTACSIACGKHNKPCYDGCLTKCGLPKRPSKPTSSPSPSTTA from the coding sequence ATGGCGGGAAAAGTGTGTATGGTGATGGCACTTATCATGATAGGGTGTGTTTTACAAGCATGCAATGGAGCCAATGTTGACGAGGCCAAGCCGAAAGAATCAAGATTCATTTGCTTCACAGCCTGTTCCATAGCATGTGGCAAACATAACAAACCTTGTTACGACGGATGTTTGACCAAGTGTGGTCTCCCAAAACGTCCTTCTAAACCAACATCATCTCCATCACCTTCTACCACCGCTTGA
- the LOC108837261 gene encoding phosphoglucan, water dikinase, chloroplastic, translating to MESIGSHFHASPFTFTTSRNSSSLPSLVYFTRRAHLPRRSERLRHSPSRLICAASSSSTIEEQRKKRDGSGAKVKLSVRLDRQVKFGEHVAMFGSAEEIGSWKEKSPLAWSEKGWVCELELNGGEALEFKFVVVKKDGSLSWESGDNRVLKLPNSGSFSVVCHWDATGETLDLPQEVGDYEAGEHERNDSHDVVEDDRLVGSENGAQVRKSTLGGQWQGKNASFMRSNEHGSREVGRNWDATGLEGASLKMVEGDRSSRNWRKKLELVSEVIVGSSSDREERLKALIYSAVYLKWINTGQIPCFEDGGHHRPNHHAEISRIIFRELENICSKKDATAEEVLVARKIHPCLPSFKAEFTASVPLTRIRDIAHRNDIPHDLKQEIKHTIQNKLHRNAGPEDLIATEAMLERITETPGKYSGDFVEQFRIFHNELKDFFNAGSLTEQLESMKISMDGRGLSALNLFFECKERLDASGESSNVLELVKTMHSLASLRETIIKELNSGLRNDAPDSAIAMRQKWRLCEIGLEDYFFVLLSRFLNAVESMGGAGQLAKDVESRSVASWKDPLDALVLGVQQVGLSGWKQEECLAIGNELLAWRERDLLEKEGEEDGKTIWAMRLKATLDRARRLTAEYSDLLLQIFPPNVEILGRAIGIPENSVKTYTEAEIRAGIIFQISKLCTVLLKAVRNSLGSEGWDVIVPGSTSGTLVQVESIVPGSLPSTGGGPIILLVNKADGDEEVSAANGNIAGVMLLQELPHLSHLGVRARQEKIVFVTCDDDDKVADIRRLVGKYVRLEASPSHVNLILSTEDRSRTPKSKSKSDAKKKTDKKSVSKDDEESKPVSSSSDRLLYSSKDIPSGGIIELADSDASTSGSKAAACGLLASLAAASTRVDSENGVPASFKVPAGVVIPFGSMELALKQSNSEEKFASLLDKLETARPEGGELDNICDQIHQVMKSLQVPKETINTISKAFPQDAARLIVRSSANVEDLAGMSAAGLYESIPNVSPSDPSVFSDSVCQVWASLYTRRAVLSRRAAGVSQREATMAVLVQEMLSPDLSFVLHTVSPADPDSNLVEAEIAPGLGETLASGTRGTPWRLASGKLDGVVETLAFANFSEELLVTGKGPADGKYIRLTVDYSKKRLTVDSMFRQKLGQRLGSVGFFLERNFGCAQDVEGCLVGEDVYIVQSRPQPL from the exons ATGGAGAGCATTGGCAGCCATTTTCACGCCTCTCCTTTCACCTTCACCACATCAAGAAACTCCTCCTCTCTTCCCAGTCTCGTTTACTTCACTCGCAGAGCTCACCTTCCCCGCCGATCAGAACGACTCAGACACTCTCCTTCACGCCTCATTTGCGCTGCTTCCTCCTCTTCCACCAT TGaggaacagaggaagaagagagatggGTCTGGAGCGAAAGTGAAGCTGAGCGTGAGGCTTGATCGTCAAGTTAAGTTCGGCGAGCATGTGGCCATGTTTGGATCAGCTGAAGAGATCGGTTCCTGGAAAGAGAAGTCGCCACTCGCTTGGTCTGAGAAAGGATGGGTTTGCGAGCTTGAGCTTAACGGAGGGGAGGCTCTGGAGTTTAAGTTCGTCGTCGTGAAAAAGGACGGTTCTTTGTCGTGGGAGTCTGGTGACAATCGTGTCCTCAAGCTTCCTAACTCAGGGAGCTTCTCTGTTGTCTGCCACTGGGATGCTACCGGAGAGACACTTGATTTGCCTCAGGAAGTTGGTGATTATGAGGCTGGTGAGCACGAGAGGAACGATAGCCACGATGTTGTTGAGGATGATAGATTAGTGGGGAGTGAGAATGGTGCGCAGGTTCGGAAGAGTACATTGGGTGGGCAGTGGCAAGGGAAAAACGCTTCCTTTATGCGGTCTAATGAGCATGGGAGCAGAGAAGTTGGTAGGAATTGGGATGCTACTGGTCTTGAAGGCGCATCTCTTAAGATGGTTGAAGGTGATCGTAGCTCTAGGAACTGGAGGAAGAAG CTTGAGTTGGTAAGTGAGGTCATAGTTGGGAGTTCTTCTGACAGGGAGGAACGGTTGAAGGCGCTCATATACTCTGCAGTTTATTTGAAG tGGATAAACACAGGTCAGATACCTTGCTTTGAAGATGGAGGGCATCACCGTCCTAACCATCACGCTGAGATTTCCAGGATTATCTTCCGTGAGTTGGAGAACATTTGCAGCAAGAAAGATGCTACCGCAGAG gaagTGCTCGTTGCTAGGAAAATACATCCATGTTTGCCTTCTTTCAAAGCAGAGTTCACTGCATCTGTCCCTCTAACTCGAATTAGAGACATAGCCCATCGCAATGACATTCCTCATGATCTcaag CAAGAAATCAAGCATACCATACAAAACAAGCTTCACCGGAACGCGGGTCCAGAGGATCTAATTGCAACAGAAGCAATGCTTGAGAGAATCACTGAGACCCCAGGAAAATATAGTGGAGACTTTGTGGAGCAGTTCAGAATATTCCATAATGAGCTCAAGGATTTCTTTAATGCTGGAAg CCTCACCGAACAACTTGAATCTATGAAGATTTCTATGGATGGGAGAGGTCTCTCTGCTCTCAATTTGTTTTTTGAGTGTAAAGAG CGCCTTGACGCATCTGGAGAATCAAGCAACGTTTTGGAGTTGgttaaaactatgcattctctgGCTTCTCTAAGAGAAACAATTATTAAGGAACTTAACAGCGGCTTGCGAAATGATGCTCCTGATTCTGCCATTGCTATGCGCCAGAAG TGGCGCCTTTGTGAGATTGGCCTTGAGGACTACTTTTTCGTTCTACTAAGCAG ATTCCTCAATGCTGTTGAATCTATGGGAGGAGCTGGTCAACTGGCCAAAGATGTGGAATCAAGAAGTGTTGCCTCGTGGAAAGATCCTCTGGATGCTTTGGTCTTGGGTGTTCAGCAAGTAGGTCTATCTGGTTGGAAGCAAGAAGAGTGTTTAGCCATTGGAAATGAACTCCTCGCTTGGCGAGAGAGAGACCTACTTGAAAAAGAAG GGGAAGAGGATGGAAAAACCATTTGGGCCATGAGGCTTAAAGCAACTCTGGATCGAGCACGGAGATTAACAGCAGAATACTCTGATTTACTTCTTCAAATATTCCCTCCTAATGTGGAG ATACTAGGAAGAGCTATAGGTATTCCAGAGAACAGTGTCAAGACCTACACAGAAGCAGAGATTCGTGCTGG TATAATTTTTCAGATCTCAAAGCTCTGCACTGTTCTTCTAAAAGCTGTAAGAAACTCACTTGGTTCTGAAGGCTGGGACGTCATTGTACCTGGATCAACTTCTGGGACATTAGTTCAG GTTGAGAGCATTGTGCCTGGATCATTACCATCAACTGGTGGTGGTCCAATTATTCTCTTGGTCAACAAAGCTGACGGCGACGAAGAG GTAAGTGCTGCTAATGGGAACATAGCTGGAGTCATGCTTCTCCAGGAGTTACCTCACTTGTCTCACCTTGGTGTCAGAGCACGGCAG GAGAAAATTGTCTTTGTGAcatgtgatgatgatgacaagGTGGCTGATATACGGCGACTTGTAGGAAAATATGTCAG GTTGGAAGCATCTCCAAGCCATGTAAACCTTATTCTTTCAACTGAAGATAGGAGTCGTACTCCCAAATCCAAATCAAAATCTGATGCTAAGAAAAAAACTGATAAGAAGAGTGTATCTAAGGATGATGAAGAGTCAAAGCCTGTCTCCTCATCTTCTGATAGGCTTCTTTACTCATCCAAG GATATCCCTAGTGGAGGAATCATAGAACTTGCGGATTCAGATGCATCAACCTCTGGTTCAAAAGCTGCTGCTTGTGGTCTTCTTGCATCTTTGGCAGCAGCCTCTACTAGAG TGGACAGCGAGAACGGAGTTCCAGCATCATTCAAGGTTCCAGCTGGAGTTGTCATACCTTTCGGATCAATGGAACTAGCTTTAAAGCAAAGCAACTCAGAAGAAAAGTTTGCATCTCTGTTAGACAAGTTAGAAACAGCCAGACCTGAAGGCGGTGAGCTAGACAACATATGTGATCAGATCCATCAAGTTATGAAGTCACTGCAAGTGCCTAAAGAAACAATCAACACCATAAGCAAAGCGTTTCCCCAAGACGCTGCTCGTCTCATCGTTCGCTCAAGCGCCAACGTCGAGGACTTAGCAGGAATGTCAGCAGCAGGACTCTACGAATCAATCCCCAACGTGAGCCCCTCGGATCCTTCAGTGTTTTCAGATTCCGTTTGCCAAGTTTGGGCTTCTCTCTACACAAGAAGAGCTGTTCTAAGCCGCAGAGCTGCTGGTGTCTCTCAGAGAGAAGCTACAATGGCGGTTCTGGTTCAAGAGATGCTGTCTCCCGACTTATCTTTCGTTCTTCACACGGTGAGTCCAGCTGATCCAGACAGCAACCTGGTGGAAGCTGAGATAGCTCCTGGTTTAGGTGAGACTTTAGCTTCGGGGACGAGAGGAACACCGTGGAGACTTGCTTCGGGTAAGCTCGATGGGGTTGTGGAGACCTTAGCGTTTGCAAACTTCAGTGAAGAGCTTCTTGTGACAGGAAAAGGTCCTGCTGATGGAAAATACATTCGGCTGACCGTTGACTATAGCAAGAAACGGTTAACGGTTGACTCGATGTTTAGACAGAAGCTCGGTCAGAGACTCGGTTCGGTTGGTTTTTTCTTGGAAAGGAACTTTGGATGTGCACAAGATGTTGAAGGTTGTTTGGTTGGTGAGGATGTCTACATCGTTCAGTCAAGGCCACAACCTCTGTag
- the LOC108837472 gene encoding pectin acetylesterase 10-like: protein MRKLFLLSFVVTVLILVTEANGYLEFNVTESDHIEEVEYGFSKSISSFNPLMVGLTLIRGADAKEAVCLDGTLPGYHLHRGHGSGANSWLIQLEGGGWCDNIRNCVYRKKSSRGSSNYMEKQIQFTGILSNKAQENPDFFNWNRVKLRYCDGGSFSGDSQNKAAGLQFRGERIWRVAMDDLKAKGMQNAKQALLSGCSAGGLAVILRCDEFSNLFSGTTKVKCLSDAGFFLDTPDVSGGHTIRNLYNGVVQLQGVRNNLPHMCTDHLNPTSCFFPQNLISEMKTPLFIVNAAYDIWQIQSSLAPPSADPSGYWHECRLNHGRCTPAQILFLQGFRDQMLRAVSGFSNSKKNGLFINSCFAHCQTEKQDTWFADDSPVINKKAVAVAVGDWYFDRAEVKLIDCPYPCDRSCHNLVFR from the exons ATGAGGAAgcttttcttgttgagttttGTGGTCACAGTACTGATTCTTGTTACTGAGGCAAATGGGTATTTGGAGTTCAATGTCACAGAGTCTGATCACATTGAGGAGGTAGAGTATGGTTTCTCCAAATCTATCTCCAGTTTCAACCCATTGATGGTCGGCCTCACACTTATCAGAGGAGCTGATGCCAAAGAAGCTG TTTGTTTGGATGGAACATTGCCTGGATATCATTTACACCGTGGACATGGATCAGGAGCCAATAGCTGGTTAATTCAATTAGag GGAGGAGGATGGTGTGACAATATTAGGAACTGTGTATACCGAAAGAAAAGTAGTCGTGGATCCTCTAACTATATGGAGAAACAGATTCAGTTTACAGGCATACTTAGCAATAAAGCTCAAGAAAATCCAG ATTTTTTCAACTGGAATAGAGTTAAGCTTCGTTACTGTGATGGTGGTTCCTTCAGTGGTGATAGTCAGAACAAG GCTGCAGGGCTTCAGTTTAGAGGAGAGAGGATATGGAGAGTAGCAATGGATGATTTGAAGGCAAAGGGAATGCAAAATGCCAAACAG GCACTTCTATCTGGATGCTCTGCAGGTGGTCTAGCAGTGATTTTACGCTGTGATGAATTCAGTAACTTGTTTTCAGGAACTACCAAAGTCAAGTGCTTAAGCGATGCAGGCTTCTTCTTGGACAC GCCTGATGTGTCCGGTGGCCACACCATTAGGAATCTATATAACGGCGTAGTGCAGTTGCAG GGAGTGAGGAACAATCTGCCACATATGTGCACAGACCATCTCAACCCAACTTCT TGTTTCTTCCCTCAAAACTTGATCAGTGAGATGAAAACCCCTCTATTTATAGTCAATGCAGCTTATGATATTTGGCAG ATTCAAAGCAGTCTTGCTCCACCAAGTGCAGATCCTAGTGGTTACTGGCATGAGTGCAGATTAAACCATGGAAGATGCACTCCAGCACAGATACTGTTCTTGCAAG GGTTTAGAGATCAGATGCTGAGAGCTGTGAGTGGATTCTCAAATTCAAAAAAGAACGGTTTGTTTATAAACTCATGTTTTGCTCATTGCCAAACCGAAAAGCAAGACACTTGGTTCGCTGATGATTCTCCTGTTATCAACAAGAAG GCGGTGGCGGTAGCGGTTGGAGATTGGTATTTTGATAGAGCAGAAGTGAAGCTAATAGATTGTCCATACCCGTGTGATAGGAGCTGCCACAATCTTGTCTTCAGATGA
- the LOC130500224 gene encoding uncharacterized protein LOC130500224: MINEEISNFAEYYFPAEVQTKNRRPARHDDRGERATYHVTVPDIFTDVGRLSGKSKDRRLTEQERSHLQTYLLTNCEDVLQYERIFMAEKRFEYRYATEAELEEMKQKEFDGWMFTYIEV, from the exons atgatcaatgaagaaatttcaaactttgctgagtactactttccagcagaagttcagaccaaaaacagaagacctgcacggcatgatgatagaggcgaacgggcaacataccatgttacggttcctgacattttcacagatgttggacgacttagcggaaaatcaaaggaccgtcgacttactgagcaggagcgcagtcatttgcaaacatatttgctcaccaactgcgaagatgttcttcaatatgagag GATTTTCATGGCAGAAAAGCGGTTCGAATATAGATACGCTACAGAGGCAGAACTAGAAGAAATGAAGCAAAAAGAATTTGATGGATGGATGTTTACTTAT ATCGAGGTGTGA
- the LOC130499720 gene encoding two-component response regulator 24, translating to MTKEIADEVPNLAESKLTALVVDDNFVNQTMHHKLLDRLGIRNDVVCNGQEAVDVHCSGRNYDLILMDMEMPILNGIQATKRLREMGIESKIAGVTTRANEGDKKEFMEAGLNDFQEKPLTISKLLSILHRLDFYVQT from the exons ATGACGAAAGAGATAGCTGATGAGGTTCCAAACTTGGCAGAGTCGAAGTTAACAGCTCTGGTCGTCGATGACAACTTTGTAAACCAAACCATGCATCACAAACTGCTGGACCGTCTAGGTATCAGGAACGACGTCGTTTGCAACGGCCAAGAAGCTGTCGACGTTCATTGTTCCGGGAGAAACTACGATCTCATTCTTATGGACATGGAGATGCCCATCTTGAACGGTATTCag GCGACAAAGAGACTGAGAGAGATGGGGATAGAGAGCAAGATAGCAGGAGTAACAACTAGAGCTAACGAAGGAGATAAGAAAGAGTTTATGGAAGCTGGTCTTAATGACTTTCAAGAGAAACCTCTCACCATCTCTAAGCTTCTTTCTATTCTTCATAGACTTGACTTTTATGTTCAAACCTGA
- the LOC108825507 gene encoding UMP-CMP kinase 3: MGSIGDAANKEVNGTASEKKPTVIFVLGGPGSGKGTQCAYIVDHFGYTHLSAGDLLRAEIKSGSENGTMIQNMIKEGKIVPSEVTIKLLQKAIQENGNDKFLIDGFPRNEENRAAFEKVTGIEPKFVLFFDCPEEEMERRLLGRNQGREDDNIETIRKRFKVFLESSLPVIQYYEAKGKVRKIHAAKPIEDVFQEVKAVFSPEADKVEA; encoded by the exons ATGGGATCCATTGGTGATGCTGCAAACAAG GAGGTGAATGGAACCGCAAGTGAGAAGAAACCCACTGTTATTTTTGTCCTCG GTGGTCCCGGAAGTGGGAAAGGTACACAGTGTGCCTATATTGTTGACCATTTTGGTTACACACATCTGAGTGCTGGAGACCTTCTTAGAGCTGAGATTAAGTCAGGTTCTGAAAATGG AACTATGATCCAGAATATGATTAAAGAAGGGAAGATTGTACCTTCTGAGGTTACAATCAAGCTTCTCCAGAAAGCAATTCAGGAAAACGGGAACGATAAGTTCCTCATTGATGGCTTCCCTCGCAATGAGGAGAACCGAGCAGCTTTTGAGAAAGTT ACTGGGATTGAACCCAAGTTTGTCTTGTTCTTTGATTGTCCTGAGGAAGAGATGGAGAGGCGCCTTTTGGGCCGAAACCAG GGGAGAGAGGATGACAATATAGAGACTATAAGGAAGCGTTTCAAGGTGTTTCTTGAATCTAGCTTGCCAGTGATTCAGTACTACGAAGCTAAGGGGAAAGTTCGTAAG ATTCATGCAGCAAAGCCCATTGAAGATGTGTTTCAGGAGGTGAAGGCAGTCTTTTCTCCTGAAGCTGACAAG GTTGAAGCCTAG